GAACCGCAGCCAGAGAAAGAATCTCTTTAATCCATTTTTTTGAGCGAATCACGGCGACCACCTAAAATAAAGAATACACTTCCCATAGATTTTACCATGGGACACCTTTGTTCCATCCAACACAACTAAATTTAGTAGTTTTTTTAAAAAAATAACAGTAATATTCTCTTTACCCTTGACAAGTGTGAAATATTAAACTATCTTTGGGTCATCGAAATGGTTCTGTAGCTCAGTTGGTAGAGCAGTGGACTGAAAATCCGCGTGTCGTTGGTTCAATTCCAATCGGAACCACGAAGAAACCTCGGTGAAAACCGAGGTTTTTTCTTTATTTTCGGCAATTTTCCGAGAAAAGCACAAAAAAAGCCTCATCATAAAAAAAGACGAGGCATCGAAAAAATTTTCTTTCGTCTCTCGTCTGTAGCCGCTACGTGGCATTCTCTGATCTGATTAAATGTGATTTATTTCACACGCGGTAAGAGACCTTTTTTGACAAAAGCACCATCAGGCCTATAGCAAGAATAAAATTCTTCCCAATGTTCAATCAATATATTAATGAGTTCCGGCTGGAAATGCGTCCCGCTATTTTTTTTCATTTCTTCTTTGACGCTTTCTTCCGACCAGGCTTTTTTGTAACAGCGGGGGCAAACAAGGGCATCGAATACATCAGCCACAGAGCAAATGCGGGCCGCCAGCGGAATATTTTCCCCTTCAAGCCCATCCGGATATCCAGACCCGTCCCAACGTTCATGATGCGCCCCCGCAATATCAGCGGCCACGCGCAACAACTCCGTCTTGGAATCGCGAAGAAGAGTACGGCCAATAACAGCGTGGCTTTTCATCTGGACATACTCACTATCCGTCAAGCGCCCTTCTTTCTTCAGCACCTCATCAGGAATGCCCACCTTGCCCAAATCATGGAGAAGCGATGCATAGTAAATCAAGTCCTGCTCTTTGGCCGATAAGCCATAATGACGCGCAAACATTTTGGCCAATTCAGAAACGCGATGAATGTGATCACCCACTTCCTGGCTGCGGAATTCAGAAACTTCACCCAAAATGCGGATGAGCTCCATGTGTGCCGATTCAAGTTCCTTAGCCTTGCGTTCCAGTTCCTGAGCGCGAATAGCCGATTCAATCGTCTTTGCGGAATAAACCGATATGAGCTTTAGATGTTCCAAGTCCGATTGAGAAAAGAACACATTGTTACCAATCTTGTTTATGGCCTGGAACACCCCCATCACGCGCCCTTCGCTTTCCATAGGCATTGTCATCACGGATGTCGTGTGATAACCGTTCTTGATATCACTACGGCGGTCAAACCTGGAATCTTGATAGGCGTCTTCGACTAAAACAGGCTGACCCGTCTTGAGAGAATACCCGACAAATCCAGCCGTGAGAGGAATACGAAGTTCATCCACACCATGAGCCACCTTGGTCCACAATTCATTGCGCTCTTCGTCAATAAGCCACAACGAACAACGGTCGGCCTGAACGATTCGCCTACCCAAGTCCGCCATGAGCAACAGAAGACTATCCGTATGGTACTCTGCTGCGATTTTTGGCATGTACTCGAACAAAAGGGCAGCGACTTGACTGTCCCCAAGATCAGAATCGTTGACTTCGTATGCCATGATATGTAAAAAAATAATTAATTCAGCACAAAATGCAAAGTATCGTTGACGAGATCGGAGTATTTTTTCTATTCTTTGCGCACCAATTGGAGGAATAGGCTAATTGGTAAGTCAGCGGTCTTGAAAACCGCCGCCGTAAGGCTTGGGGGTTCGAGTCCCTCTTCCTCCGTAAAAAGCTCCCTTCGGGGAGCTTTTTTGTTTGGCTGAACTTTGACATTTGCTTTTAGAGCGAAAGGAATGTTCTAAGTTCTACCAACTGCCTACTGCCTACCGCGAAGCCCGTCCCAGTCCGCCCTACAATCAGCAGCATAGTCGGCAGCCGCAGATGCCGGTTCATCGTAAATCAAAGTACAGACCTTCAGCGGTAGCGGGAAATCGGCACCAAACGCAGCCAAGCACGCCGAAGTTGTCGCTCCCGTCGTAAACACATCATCCACGACAACGACACTCCCCCGCTCAGGCATTTTATGCGGAAAATCCGCAACAAACGCACCTGCCACATTCAATTCGCGATCCTCCTTCGAAAGCTTCGTCTGCGAAACCACGAACGTCTTGCGCTTTAGCCAACGGCAGATCCTACCACCAGTCGCAGTCGCCAGTGCCGCCGCCAACAACGCCGCCTGATTATAGCCCCGCTCGCGATACCTCGCCCTGTGCAGCGGCACCGGCACAAAATAAAGCGGTTGCGCAAGCATCGAAAGCTCTTGCCCCACCGCACCTCGCTTCACCGCCGACGAATGACGCACCAAGTACGAAGCCAAACCAGGAATATTGCGGTACTTGAGCGCATGCACAAGGCGCCTCGTCAAAGGCCGCATCGGGAATAGGCAAAACGCATCATCGCTCGGGAACGAGGGCGAAAGTGCTTCGCGCGCAAGTTCAGCCGCACATGCCGGACACAGCCACGGATCCAACCTCTCCGACGAAGTCCCGCACCCCAAGCATTCCATCCCAAAAACAAAATTTGCAACAGTCCGCAAAACGTCCATTCAAGCCTCCTGCTATAAAGGTGACGCAAAACGCGCCCCATCTCTATAACACGCTTTTTTCAGACATTTGGACTGTAATTTTTTGTCAACATGATTTAGGCGTTAAGTTTTAGGAATTAGGGATGCAAGAAGTTCCGTATCTACAGTCAGAACTGTATGGATTCCCGCCCCTATCGTGCTACGCACTCCAGGGTCGAGAATGACTCACAAAGGAATCAAGCGAGAGGCAACTTGTGGACTCGCATTTGTCCTACTTCCTACCGTCTATTTCCTACTAAGCTCTAAGTTCTAAGTTCTGCCAACTAAAACTTCACTGGATCCTTCACACTACGCGTTCAGGATGACTTCACCAATTTCTAAGTTTTGCCAACTAAGTTCTACCAACTGCCTACTTCCTACTGCCTACCAACAATCACTTATTCCCCTGATACCTGAGGCACATCAATAGCCCCACGAGGAACATACACACCAACGCAAACGAACCGCCGTAAGAGAGGAACGGAAGCGGAAGCCCCGTCACCGGCATAAGGCCAATCGTCATTGCGATATTCACCGTAATGTGGAACAAGAAAATCGTCGAAGCGCCCATCGTCACGAGCGTCACAAACGGGTCGTCATTAGTCCTGCAAATCGACGAGGCGCGCCACAGAAATAGCGTAAACAGCACGAGAACCGCAGCACACCCGACAAAACCAAACTGTTCCCCAAGCACACTAAAAATAAAATCCGTATGTTCTTCGGGCAAAAACGAGAGGTTCGTCTGCGAGCCATTCCCAAAGCCCTTGCCACCAATGCCACCGCTACCAATTGCCGTCAACGATTGCAACACTTGATAACCATCGCCAAGCGGATCACTCATCGGATCAAGGAAAGTGTTCACTCGCTTTTGCTGGTGAGGTTCCAACATGTTCCACACCATCGAGCTTGCGTACCCAGCCAAAATGTTCGTTGCGATAATCACACCCGAAAGCTTCTTGGACAAATGCCTACGGAGCACCGAAAATACGACAACACAAATCAGCATACCCCACAGCACTTGAAACACCATGGACTGCGAATGCAAGAACAGCACCGATAGCACAGGGCTTACAATCAAGAACAAGTCCGTAAAAGTCAGCCCCGCAAAAAAGAATCCGACAAAAGTCATCGCCGTAAACACAAGCGCGGTACTCAAATCCGGTTGCTTTAGCACCAGCAAGAACGGCACAATAAAAAGTCCAAGCGGCACCAAAAACGTCTTGAGGTTATGCAAGCTCACCGGGTGTTTCGAAAGCCAATACGATATCGTAATCAGGTATGCAATCTTTGCAAATTCCGAAGGCTGGAGCTTTATGACTTTCAAGTCAATCCAACGCCCTGCGCCCTTCACATCGCCCGCAAAAATAAGCACGAACACTAGCAAAAGAAGCGCAAACACATAAGACGGAACAGCAGCGCGCTTGAGCCAATCAATCTTTACAAATACAAGTCCAATCGCAATGGCAATTCCCGTCACAAAGTAAAGAATTTGTCTAAACCAACGGGCATCATAAAACACCATTTCTTCATTCATGGTTGCCGAGTACACAAGAAACACGCCAAACGTCATGAGCGTGAGCGTAACTCCGATAAAGAACCAATCAAATTTTAGGGACTTGTCCGAAATGCGCTCGTTACTCATTGTTCTTCTTCCTCCTCCTTACCAAAGAAGGTCATTAACACTTTGTGTGCAATCGGGGCAGCCACGGTACCACCGCCACCGCCTGCTTCTATAATCACAGAAACAGCTATTTGCGGATCATCCAGAGGAGCTACCGCTGCAAACCAGGCGTGAGTCTTCTGCCCTTTTTTCCATTCGCCAGAGCCAGTCTTTCCGCCCACGCGAATCCCAGGAACGGCGCCCTTCTTTCCCGTGCCACCCGGATGGTTCACCACGGAATCCATCGCATTCAAAAGCACACGGTGCGTTTCGGGTTTCATCGTTCCCGGACGGATGATTTTTGGTTCATAACGGCGCACCACATTGCCCTGCGCGTCCTGCAATTCCTTCATAAAGTGTGGCCGATAAACGCCCTTGTTCGTCGCCAAGGAGCCAATAAACACGGCCTGCTGGAGCGGTGTCACCATCTGTCCTTGCCCAATCGAAAGGTTCAGAATAAGCCCGCGCGCCCAACGCCAGCCCAAGCGCTTGTTCCTTTGGTTGAACGAAGCCGAATCTGGGAGCCAGCCCGCGCGTTCGCCAGGAATATCCACACCCAAAAGTTTTTCACCATAGCCAAAGCGTCGAGCAAATTCATTGATACGCGCCATGTCAATTTCTAGGCCGGCCTGATAAAAATACACATCGCACGAAAGGCGAAGCGCATGCACCACGTTCAAGTTTCCATGCACGCCCCAGCACCTTTGGTAACGCGCCCCGTACTGATAACCGCCCGTACAGGCCTTCGGATAATACTTTGTCTCCGAAATAATACCGCTTTCAAGTCCAGCACCCGACGTCACCAGCTTAAAAATGGATGCCGGCGGGTAAACACCCGAAATAGCGCGGTTCGTGAGCGGCCTCATGGAATCAAGCGCCACATGAGCCCACCCCTTGTTGCGTTCACGTTTTTTAAGAGAGAATATATTCGGGTCTAGCCTCGGCGAAGATACCATTGCTAGAATTTCACCATTGCGCGGGTCAAGCGCCACCAAAGCCCCCTTCACCGAATCGGGAATCGCAGCCTCGGCAGCTTTCTGCAACTTCAAGTCAATCGTCGAAACCATGTGCAAGCCAGGCTCCGGCGCAATAAAGCCACCCACATCCGAAAGCGTTCGAACCTCGCGTCCCGAGGCATTCACTTCCACAAGCTTGAGCCCGTTTTTCCCGCGGAACTCCTTATCGTATTCTTGTTCCAATCCCTTTTGCCCAATGCGATCGCCCTGCGAATAAGAGGCGTATTCCGGAAGCTTCAACTGCTCTTCCGAAATTTCACTCGTGTAGCCAAGCACATGCGATGCAAGCGTCCCGTACGGGTACTCGCGGCGAGACTCGATAATCACGGAAACGCCGGGCAACTCCGTCGAATGCTCTTCGATCACCGCGACCTGCTCCATTGTGGCATCTTCCAGAATGCGGACCGGACGCGTGCGCACCCAACGAATCCTCTGGAACGCGGTATCGAGCGAAAGCGAATCGAAAAGACGCGCGCCCGAAGCATCGCAAATATTCAGCAAGCGCTGGAAAACAGAATCTCGCCCCGCCTTCTTGCGGGGCATTTCGAGGGCCTGGAGCGCTATTTGGTACGAGGGGCGGTTACGCACCAGCACTTGACCATTACGATCGTAAATGTAACCGCGATCGGCAATCAGCTCGATTCTGCGCAAGCGGTTGTTTTCGGAACGCTGGAAATTTTCTTCGTAATGGATGTACTGTAACGAAAACAGCCTGAACAAAATCACCGTAAAAAGGATGACCGTCGCCGCCAAGAAAATCAAGACGTTCCAATTTCTGCGTACCCTCGCTTCATTTTCGGCGTCGCTATACATTCGACTTTTTCCCCGAAGTGAGGTAAAACAAAATACCACCGATAACGACGGTGTAAATGCACTCCGGCACAGTCCTTGTGACAAAAAGCGTCGTCACGACATCTTTTTCAAGGCCTGTAATGAGGAAATAGAACATATCGTTTACGAAAAACGCAAGGCCAAGGACTCCAACCTTTGGAGGCAAGTTGAGCGTCAAGAAATGCTCTTCGAGCTGCCCCACGGCAAAGCCCACAATCGTCATCGCAATCGCGTTTGCACCAAGCCATTCCACCGGAGCATAGACATCCAGCGTAAAACCAGCCAAGAAGCCCCAGAAACAGCCCGTAGCGGCCCCATGACGCAAAGCCACGGACACAATAAAGATGACCACAAAATCAGGCCCGACATCCAGAATCTTCAGCCAATCGCCAACAGAAGACTGCATGGCAAAGGCAGCGACAAACATGAGAAACGTCTTTAACCATCCGTAGTTACTCATTCAGCAACTCCTGGATAATCCAATCCGGTTCCTTCTGCATCACGAACACTTCTTCCAGCGTTGAAAATTCCTGAAACGGCTGCACATCCATCAGGCTCATCACGTCCAAATCCGCCTTACGAACCTTGTGCACTGTGCCCACAGGAATTCCCTTCGGGAAAATGCCGCCAAGCCCCGACGTAATGAGCGTATCGCCTTCGGCAACGCCCGCATGCGAGGGAATCATCGCCGAGAGCAAATGACCATCCACAGATTCCAAAAAGCCCACCACGCGCGTACGGCGTTCAAGCACAGAGAGTTTCAGGTTCGGGTCCACCAAGAGCTGTACGCGGGAATGCGTGAGCATCGCCTTCGAAATCTTCCCCACAAGCCCGTTCATCGAGAACACCGGCATATTGTCCTTGACTCCATGATGC
This is a stretch of genomic DNA from Fibrobacter succinogenes. It encodes these proteins:
- a CDS encoding HD-GYP domain-containing protein, producing the protein MAYEVNDSDLGDSQVAALLFEYMPKIAAEYHTDSLLLLMADLGRRIVQADRCSLWLIDEERNELWTKVAHGVDELRIPLTAGFVGYSLKTGQPVLVEDAYQDSRFDRRSDIKNGYHTTSVMTMPMESEGRVMGVFQAINKIGNNVFFSQSDLEHLKLISVYSAKTIESAIRAQELERKAKELESAHMELIRILGEVSEFRSQEVGDHIHRVSELAKMFARHYGLSAKEQDLIYYASLLHDLGKVGIPDEVLKKEGRLTDSEYVQMKSHAVIGRTLLRDSKTELLRVAADIAGAHHERWDGSGYPDGLEGENIPLAARICSVADVFDALVCPRCYKKAWSEESVKEEMKKNSGTHFQPELINILIEHWEEFYSCYRPDGAFVKKGLLPRVK
- a CDS encoding ComF family protein, which gives rise to MDVLRTVANFVFGMECLGCGTSSERLDPWLCPACAAELAREALSPSFPSDDAFCLFPMRPLTRRLVHALKYRNIPGLASYLVRHSSAVKRGAVGQELSMLAQPLYFVPVPLHRARYRERGYNQAALLAAALATATGGRICRWLKRKTFVVSQTKLSKEDRELNVAGAFVADFPHKMPERGSVVVVDDVFTTGATTSACLAAFGADFPLPLKVCTLIYDEPASAAADYAADCRADWDGLRGRQ
- the rodA gene encoding rod shape-determining protein RodA produces the protein MSNERISDKSLKFDWFFIGVTLTLMTFGVFLVYSATMNEEMVFYDARWFRQILYFVTGIAIAIGLVFVKIDWLKRAAVPSYVFALLLLVFVLIFAGDVKGAGRWIDLKVIKLQPSEFAKIAYLITISYWLSKHPVSLHNLKTFLVPLGLFIVPFLLVLKQPDLSTALVFTAMTFVGFFFAGLTFTDLFLIVSPVLSVLFLHSQSMVFQVLWGMLICVVVFSVLRRHLSKKLSGVIIATNILAGYASSMVWNMLEPHQQKRVNTFLDPMSDPLGDGYQVLQSLTAIGSGGIGGKGFGNGSQTNLSFLPEEHTDFIFSVLGEQFGFVGCAAVLVLFTLFLWRASSICRTNDDPFVTLVTMGASTIFLFHITVNIAMTIGLMPVTGLPLPFLSYGGSFALVCMFLVGLLMCLRYQGNK
- the mrdA gene encoding penicillin-binding protein 2 — its product is MYSDAENEARVRRNWNVLIFLAATVILFTVILFRLFSLQYIHYEENFQRSENNRLRRIELIADRGYIYDRNGQVLVRNRPSYQIALQALEMPRKKAGRDSVFQRLLNICDASGARLFDSLSLDTAFQRIRWVRTRPVRILEDATMEQVAVIEEHSTELPGVSVIIESRREYPYGTLASHVLGYTSEISEEQLKLPEYASYSQGDRIGQKGLEQEYDKEFRGKNGLKLVEVNASGREVRTLSDVGGFIAPEPGLHMVSTIDLKLQKAAEAAIPDSVKGALVALDPRNGEILAMVSSPRLDPNIFSLKKRERNKGWAHVALDSMRPLTNRAISGVYPPASIFKLVTSGAGLESGIISETKYYPKACTGGYQYGARYQRCWGVHGNLNVVHALRLSCDVYFYQAGLEIDMARINEFARRFGYGEKLLGVDIPGERAGWLPDSASFNQRNKRLGWRWARGLILNLSIGQGQMVTPLQQAVFIGSLATNKGVYRPHFMKELQDAQGNVVRRYEPKIIRPGTMKPETHRVLLNAMDSVVNHPGGTGKKGAVPGIRVGGKTGSGEWKKGQKTHAWFAAVAPLDDPQIAVSVIIEAGGGGGTVAAPIAHKVLMTFFGKEEEEEQ
- the mreD gene encoding rod shape-determining protein MreD — translated: MSNYGWLKTFLMFVAAFAMQSSVGDWLKILDVGPDFVVIFIVSVALRHGAATGCFWGFLAGFTLDVYAPVEWLGANAIAMTIVGFAVGQLEEHFLTLNLPPKVGVLGLAFFVNDMFYFLITGLEKDVVTTLFVTRTVPECIYTVVIGGILFYLTSGKKSNV
- the mreC gene encoding rod shape-determining protein MreC, which encodes MLRAFRFIVDLFTQRHGVVAFAFFLVLGILMHASSTAVRESIVSTALSSVFYPVQLLVSSVNDFKSLQAENEHLKEENARLRQETYHASEGLQELARLHTLVRFDDKWDFPIVTSRVVGHNPGRFLTTLVINRGTHHGVKDNMPVFSMNGLVGKISKAMLTHSRVQLLVDPNLKLSVLERRTRVVGFLESVDGHLLSAMIPSHAGVAEGDTLITSGLGGIFPKGIPVGTVHKVRKADLDVMSLMDVQPFQEFSTLEEVFVMQKEPDWIIQELLNE